The Pseudanabaena sp. PCC 6802 genomic interval GGCTGAGACTGGGCTTTTCATAGCGCTCCCGCCGTCTTACCTCAGCTAAGATGCCAGCTTTCAGGATCTTTTTTTTGAACCGTCTTAGTGCAGATTCAATTGACTCGTTTTCGCCTAGGCGAACTTCGGCCATGACTGTGCTTCACCTCCTTATCTGCATGTTTATCTCCAGGATTAGGATCGTATACATCAAGGTGCACGACCTG includes:
- the rpsU gene encoding 30S ribosomal protein S21 translates to MAEVRLGENESIESALRRFKKKILKAGILAEVRRRERYEKPSLSRKRKEEAARKRRRTYI